A window from Citrus sinensis cultivar Valencia sweet orange chromosome 5, DVS_A1.0, whole genome shotgun sequence encodes these proteins:
- the LOC112496770 gene encoding probable disease resistance protein At4g27220 isoform X3, which translates to MEIVISVAAKVAEYLVAPIVHPFTYCCSYNTNLEKLKNELEKLKIARASVQYKIEDSRNKGDGIQQHVEEWLISVDKVINEVGPLIEDKEKSNSRCLKGLCPNLKTRYQLSKKAEREVNAVVGLHERGSFDSVSFRTIPEEPWLQTPSDFVYFESRKSTLKEVLGALSNRNFNMIGVYGMGGIGKTTLVKEVGRQVKENNLFEKVISSRVSQTPQIKNIQGEIAEKIGLELAEQSHETVRAGRLLERLKEETKILIILDDIWGSLDLEAIGIPLADDNGGCKVLLTARSQDVLSCKMDCQQNFSVDVLNEKEAWSLFKKMTGDCIENVELKSVATELVKECAGLPIAIVPVARALRNKRLSEWKDALLEFRRPSLRNFTGTTQVAYKSIELSYNHLNGEELKKTFLLIGYTFFSCVEDLLYYGMGLGLFQNINTLEEARDRAHTLVDKLKNSCLLLDGETSEWFSMHDVVRDVAISIASRDQHVFAVENEVVPLTCWPDKDTLKVCTAISLFNTNISELPQGFECPQLKYFRISNDREFLNTLRIPDNIFTEMTELRVLDFTEMHLLALPSSLGLLQNLQALSLDYCKLRDIAIIGDIKKLEILTLRGSNMQKLVKEIGRLTQLRLLDLRNCSKLKVIPAYVISSLSRLEELYIAESPIMWGKVGGVDGERRNASLDELNNLSKLTSLEILIQDEKTLPRDLSFFKMLQRYRISIGYDWWSVGPSDGISRMFRLKLTNGANICLNEGQIMQLKGIEDLTLDGLQDIKNILCELGREGFPHLNRLEIRRNGNIVRLVDTMDCTPAPTTAFPLLESLFLRDLRNLEEICRGPLTAESFCKLKTIRVEGCDKLKNVFPLVIGRGLQQLQSIKVSSCQNMEVIFAAERGDESSNNNGTEVIELTQLRKLELRSLPQLTSFCTGDLHIEKVFPNLAKLSVDEKHISLFPEDWLCKLKCLDVWLDESSTILSLDDFLHRFHTIKILYVGGNNQVWYTSFKNVENGMNARMRGINHRRELKQIFKQESTNTNNLEQLEIVECDNLTNLVPSSTSFQNLTTLKVCFCHGMINVLTSSTARSLVRLRKMSIRSSRMITEIVADEDDQGDNYAAKDEIVFSELKELLLVDLKSLTSFSCSGNNCAFKFPSLGTLVVEDCPNLKIFSEGELRTPKLQKVQLSVFDNKLWAWDRDLNTTIQYVYLKRKKEEKEEEKEKSAKANEKEKDAKDSASGMRPIFFEICETRCNSIDW; encoded by the exons ATGGAAATTGTTATCTCCGTTGCTGCAAAAGTTGCAGAGTACTTGGTTGCTCCCATTGTTCACCCATTTACTTACTGCTGCAGCTACAACACCAACTTGGAGAAGCTGAAGAATGAATTGGAGAAGCTAAAGATTGCTAGAGCCAGTGTGCAGTACAAGATTGAAGATTCCAGAAATAAAGGGGACGGAATTCAGCAGCACGTCGAGGAGTGGCTGATTAGTGTGGACAAGGTCATCAATGAAGTCGGACCACTTATTGAAGACAAAGAGAAATCAAACAGCCGGTGTTTGAAGGGGTTGTGTCCAAATTTGAAGACTCGGTACCAGCTTAGCAAGAAAGCAGAAAGAGAGGTGAATGCTGTTGTTGGACTCCATGAAAGAGGGAGCTTCGACAGTGTTTCCTTCCGTACCATTCCAGAGGAGCCATGGCTTCAGACTCCCTCGGATTTCGTGTACTTTGAATCGAGAAAGTCCACTTTGAAGGAGGTACTAGGCGCACTCAGCAACCGTAACTTCAACATGATTGGGGTGTACGGGATGGGTGGGATTGGAAAGACAACGCTGGTGAAAGAAGTTGGCAGGCAGGTCAAGGAAAATAATCTGTTTGAGAAGGTCATTTCTTCACGTGTTTCACAAACAccgcaaataaaaaatatacaaggAGAAATCGCAGAGAAGATAGGCTTAGAATTGGCCGAACAGAGTCATGAAACTGTAAGAGCAGGGAGGCTGCTTGAACGATTGAAGGAAGAAACGAAGATCCTTATAATCTTGGATGATATTTGGGGGAGTCTGGATTTGGAGGCGATTGGAATTCCATTGGCAGATGACAACGGCGGATGTAAAGTTCTGCTGACAGCAAGAAGTCAGGATGTGTTATCCTGTAAGATGGattgtcaacaaaatttttctgttgatgttctgaatgaaaaagaagctTGGAGTCTTTTCAAAAAGATGACAGGTGATTGCATAGAAAATGTTGAACTGAAATCTGTAGCAACAGAGCTAGTCAAGGAATGTGCTGGTTTGCCCATTGCCATTGTGCCCGTAGCAAGGGCATTGAGAAATAAGAGATTGTCTGAATGGAAGGATGCTTTGCTGGAATTTAGAAGGCCTTCCTTGAGAAACTTCACTGGAACAACGCAGGTGGCGTACAAAAGTATAGAGCTAAGTTACAATCATTTAAACGGAGAGGAACTGAAGAAAACATTTTTGCTAATAGGGTACACGTTCTTCTCTTGTGTTGAAGACCTACTCTATTATGGCATGGGTTTGGGTCTGTTTCAAAACATCAACACGTTGGAAGAGGCACGGGATAGAGCGCATACATTGGTTGATAAACTCAAGAACTCTTGCTTGTTGCTTGATGGCGAGACAAGTGAATGGTTTTCTATGCATGATGTTGTTCGTGATGTAGCCATATCTATTGCATCTAGAGACCAACATGTGTTTGCGGTGGAAAATGAGGTTGTTCCGCTGACCTGCTGGCCAGATAAGGATACACTGAAGGTTTGCACCGCAATCTCCTTATTTAATACTAATATTAGTGAGCTTCCTCAAGGGTTCGAGTGTCCGCAACTTAAATACTTTCGCATTAGCAATGATCGAGAATTCTTAAATACTTTGAGAATTCCAGATAACATTTTTACTGAGATGACAGAGCTTAGAGTTTTAGATTTCACTGAGATGCATTTGTTGGCATTGCCTTCATCGCTTGGTCTCTTACAAAACCTTCAAGCATTGTCTCTGGATTACTGTAAACTACGAGACATCGCTATTATTGGAGatataaagaaattagaaatCCTTACACTTCGAGGTTCTAATATGCAGAAACTGGTTAAAGAAATAGGCCGGCTGACTCAGTTGAGGTTGTTGGATCTGCGCAATTGTTCCAAACTAAAAGTTATTCCAGCATATGTGATATCAAGCTTATCACGATTAGAAGAATTGTACATTGCTGAGAGTCCCATTATGTGGGGGAAGGTTGGAGGAGTCGACGGTGAAAGAAGAAATGCCAGCCTTGATGAGTTgaataatttatctaaattgACCTCTTTAGAAATACTCATCCAAGATGAAAAGACTCTACCAAGAGACTTGTCGTTCTTCAAAATGCTGCAAAGGTACAGGATATCGATAGGATATGACTGGTGGTCGGTTGGCCCATCGGATGGGATTTCTAGAATGTTCAGACTGAAGCTCACCAATGGTGCCAACATTTGCTTGAACGAGGGGCAGATCATGCAATTGAAGGGTATTGAAGACCTAACTTTGGATGGATTGCAGGACATTAAGAATATTCTTTGTGAACTAGGCAGAGAAGGTTTTCCACATCTGAATCGTCTCGAAATCCGACGTAATGGCAACATTGTTCGTCTTGTTGACACAATGGATTGTACGCCAGCTCCGACGACTGCATTCCCCCTTTTGGAGTCATTATTTCTGAGAGATTTAAGGAACCTTGAGGAAATATGTCGTGGTCCACTCACAGCAGAGTCTTTTTGCAAATTAAAGACCATAAGGGTGGAAGGGTgtgataaattgaaaaatgtattTCCATTGGTCATTGGCAGAGGCCTTCAACAACTTCAGTCCATTAAAGTGAGTAGTTGCCAAAATATGGAAGTGATTTTTGCTGCCGAGAGAGGAGATGAATCCAGCAATAATAACGGTACTGAAGTGATTGAACTCACTCAATTAAGGAAACTTGAGCTTCGTTCTCTTCCGCAGCTTACAAGCTTCTGCACAGGTGATCTGCATATTGAAAAG GTGTTCCCCAATTTGGCGAAATTGAGTGTTGATGAAAAGCACATAAGCCTATTTCCAGAAGACTGGCTTTGCAAACTTAAATGTCTTGATGTCTGGCTTGATGAGTCAAGTACTATTTTATCACTTGACGATTTCCTCCATAGATTTCACACCATCAAAATTCTCTATGTAGGAGGAAACAATCAGGTTTGGTACACATCATTTAAAAACGTTGAAAATGGGATGAATGCAAGGATGAGAGGGATAAACCATCGTCGTGAACTGAAGCAGATTTTCAAACAAGAGTCAACCAATACCAACAATTTGGAACAGCTGGAGATAGTCGAGTGTGACAATTTGACTAATCTAGTGCCATCCTCGACATCCTTTCAGAACCTAACAACTTTGAAGGTATGTTTTTGCCATGGAATGATAAACGTTCTAACATCCTCAACCGCAAGGAGTCTGGTGCGACTGAGAAAAATGAGTATACGATCATCCAGGATGATAACAGAAATAGTGGCAGATGAGGATGATCAGGGAGATAATTATGCAGCAAAAGATGAAATTGTTTTCAGCGAATTAAAGGAATTGTTGCTTGTGGACTTAAAAAGTCTGACGAGTTTCAGCTGCTCTGGGAATAATTGCGCCTTCAAATTCCCATCTCTGGGAACATTAGTGGTGGAAGATTGCCCCAATTTGAAGATTTTCTCAGAAGGGGAATTACGCACACCCAAGTTACAGAAAGTGCAGCTGAGCGTGTTTGATAATAAACTTTGGGCTTGGGATCGGGACCTTAATACAACCATTCAATACGTAtatcttaaaagaaaaaag gaagagaaggaagaagagaaagagaagtcTGCCAAGGCGAATGAAAAGGAGAAAGATGCGAAAGACAGTG CATCAGGAATGAGGCcaattttctttgaaatttgtGAGACACG gtgcaattctattgattggtga
- the LOC112496770 gene encoding probable disease resistance protein At4g27220 isoform X4, with protein MEIVISVAAKVAEYLVAPIVHPFTYCCSYNTNLEKLKNELEKLKIARASVQYKIEDSRNKGDGIQQHVEEWLISVDKVINEVGPLIEDKEKSNSRCLKGLCPNLKTRYQLSKKAEREVNAVVGLHERGSFDSVSFRTIPEEPWLQTPSDFVYFESRKSTLKEVLGALSNRNFNMIGVYGMGGIGKTTLVKEVGRQVKENNLFEKVISSRVSQTPQIKNIQGEIAEKIGLELAEQSHETVRAGRLLERLKEETKILIILDDIWGSLDLEAIGIPLADDNGGCKVLLTARSQDVLSCKMDCQQNFSVDVLNEKEAWSLFKKMTGDCIENVELKSVATELVKECAGLPIAIVPVARALRNKRLSEWKDALLEFRRPSLRNFTGTTQVAYKSIELSYNHLNGEELKKTFLLIGYTFFSCVEDLLYYGMGLGLFQNINTLEEARDRAHTLVDKLKNSCLLLDGETSEWFSMHDVVRDVAISIASRDQHVFAVENEVVPLTCWPDKDTLKVCTAISLFNTNISELPQGFECPQLKYFRISNDREFLNTLRIPDNIFTEMTELRVLDFTEMHLLALPSSLGLLQNLQALSLDYCKLRDIAIIGDIKKLEILTLRGSNMQKLVKEIGRLTQLRLLDLRNCSKLKVIPAYVISSLSRLEELYIAESPIMWGKVGGVDGERRNASLDELNNLSKLTSLEILIQDEKTLPRDLSFFKMLQRYRISIGYDWWSVGPSDGISRMFRLKLTNGANICLNEGQIMQLKGIEDLTLDGLQDIKNILCELGREGFPHLNRLEIRRNGNIVRLVDTMDCTPAPTTAFPLLESLFLRDLRNLEEICRGPLTAESFCKLKTIRVEGCDKLKNVFPLVIGRGLQQLQSIKVSSCQNMEVIFAAERGDESSNNNGTEVIELTQLRKLELRSLPQLTSFCTGDLHIEKVFPNLAKLSVDEKHISLFPEDWLCKLKCLDVWLDESSTILSLDDFLHRFHTIKILYVGGNNQVWYTSFKNVENGMNARMRGINHRRELKQIFKQESTNTNNLEQLEIVECDNLTNLVPSSTSFQNLTTLKVCFCHGMINVLTSSTARSLVRLRKMSIRSSRMITEIVADEDDQGDNYAAKDEIVFSELKELLLVDLKSLTSFSCSGNNCAFKFPSLGTLVVEDCPNLKIFSEGELRTPKLQKVQLSVFDNKLWAWDRDLNTTIQYVYLKRKKEEKEEEKEKSAKANEKEKDAKDSGAILLIGDKIEL; from the exons ATGGAAATTGTTATCTCCGTTGCTGCAAAAGTTGCAGAGTACTTGGTTGCTCCCATTGTTCACCCATTTACTTACTGCTGCAGCTACAACACCAACTTGGAGAAGCTGAAGAATGAATTGGAGAAGCTAAAGATTGCTAGAGCCAGTGTGCAGTACAAGATTGAAGATTCCAGAAATAAAGGGGACGGAATTCAGCAGCACGTCGAGGAGTGGCTGATTAGTGTGGACAAGGTCATCAATGAAGTCGGACCACTTATTGAAGACAAAGAGAAATCAAACAGCCGGTGTTTGAAGGGGTTGTGTCCAAATTTGAAGACTCGGTACCAGCTTAGCAAGAAAGCAGAAAGAGAGGTGAATGCTGTTGTTGGACTCCATGAAAGAGGGAGCTTCGACAGTGTTTCCTTCCGTACCATTCCAGAGGAGCCATGGCTTCAGACTCCCTCGGATTTCGTGTACTTTGAATCGAGAAAGTCCACTTTGAAGGAGGTACTAGGCGCACTCAGCAACCGTAACTTCAACATGATTGGGGTGTACGGGATGGGTGGGATTGGAAAGACAACGCTGGTGAAAGAAGTTGGCAGGCAGGTCAAGGAAAATAATCTGTTTGAGAAGGTCATTTCTTCACGTGTTTCACAAACAccgcaaataaaaaatatacaaggAGAAATCGCAGAGAAGATAGGCTTAGAATTGGCCGAACAGAGTCATGAAACTGTAAGAGCAGGGAGGCTGCTTGAACGATTGAAGGAAGAAACGAAGATCCTTATAATCTTGGATGATATTTGGGGGAGTCTGGATTTGGAGGCGATTGGAATTCCATTGGCAGATGACAACGGCGGATGTAAAGTTCTGCTGACAGCAAGAAGTCAGGATGTGTTATCCTGTAAGATGGattgtcaacaaaatttttctgttgatgttctgaatgaaaaagaagctTGGAGTCTTTTCAAAAAGATGACAGGTGATTGCATAGAAAATGTTGAACTGAAATCTGTAGCAACAGAGCTAGTCAAGGAATGTGCTGGTTTGCCCATTGCCATTGTGCCCGTAGCAAGGGCATTGAGAAATAAGAGATTGTCTGAATGGAAGGATGCTTTGCTGGAATTTAGAAGGCCTTCCTTGAGAAACTTCACTGGAACAACGCAGGTGGCGTACAAAAGTATAGAGCTAAGTTACAATCATTTAAACGGAGAGGAACTGAAGAAAACATTTTTGCTAATAGGGTACACGTTCTTCTCTTGTGTTGAAGACCTACTCTATTATGGCATGGGTTTGGGTCTGTTTCAAAACATCAACACGTTGGAAGAGGCACGGGATAGAGCGCATACATTGGTTGATAAACTCAAGAACTCTTGCTTGTTGCTTGATGGCGAGACAAGTGAATGGTTTTCTATGCATGATGTTGTTCGTGATGTAGCCATATCTATTGCATCTAGAGACCAACATGTGTTTGCGGTGGAAAATGAGGTTGTTCCGCTGACCTGCTGGCCAGATAAGGATACACTGAAGGTTTGCACCGCAATCTCCTTATTTAATACTAATATTAGTGAGCTTCCTCAAGGGTTCGAGTGTCCGCAACTTAAATACTTTCGCATTAGCAATGATCGAGAATTCTTAAATACTTTGAGAATTCCAGATAACATTTTTACTGAGATGACAGAGCTTAGAGTTTTAGATTTCACTGAGATGCATTTGTTGGCATTGCCTTCATCGCTTGGTCTCTTACAAAACCTTCAAGCATTGTCTCTGGATTACTGTAAACTACGAGACATCGCTATTATTGGAGatataaagaaattagaaatCCTTACACTTCGAGGTTCTAATATGCAGAAACTGGTTAAAGAAATAGGCCGGCTGACTCAGTTGAGGTTGTTGGATCTGCGCAATTGTTCCAAACTAAAAGTTATTCCAGCATATGTGATATCAAGCTTATCACGATTAGAAGAATTGTACATTGCTGAGAGTCCCATTATGTGGGGGAAGGTTGGAGGAGTCGACGGTGAAAGAAGAAATGCCAGCCTTGATGAGTTgaataatttatctaaattgACCTCTTTAGAAATACTCATCCAAGATGAAAAGACTCTACCAAGAGACTTGTCGTTCTTCAAAATGCTGCAAAGGTACAGGATATCGATAGGATATGACTGGTGGTCGGTTGGCCCATCGGATGGGATTTCTAGAATGTTCAGACTGAAGCTCACCAATGGTGCCAACATTTGCTTGAACGAGGGGCAGATCATGCAATTGAAGGGTATTGAAGACCTAACTTTGGATGGATTGCAGGACATTAAGAATATTCTTTGTGAACTAGGCAGAGAAGGTTTTCCACATCTGAATCGTCTCGAAATCCGACGTAATGGCAACATTGTTCGTCTTGTTGACACAATGGATTGTACGCCAGCTCCGACGACTGCATTCCCCCTTTTGGAGTCATTATTTCTGAGAGATTTAAGGAACCTTGAGGAAATATGTCGTGGTCCACTCACAGCAGAGTCTTTTTGCAAATTAAAGACCATAAGGGTGGAAGGGTgtgataaattgaaaaatgtattTCCATTGGTCATTGGCAGAGGCCTTCAACAACTTCAGTCCATTAAAGTGAGTAGTTGCCAAAATATGGAAGTGATTTTTGCTGCCGAGAGAGGAGATGAATCCAGCAATAATAACGGTACTGAAGTGATTGAACTCACTCAATTAAGGAAACTTGAGCTTCGTTCTCTTCCGCAGCTTACAAGCTTCTGCACAGGTGATCTGCATATTGAAAAG GTGTTCCCCAATTTGGCGAAATTGAGTGTTGATGAAAAGCACATAAGCCTATTTCCAGAAGACTGGCTTTGCAAACTTAAATGTCTTGATGTCTGGCTTGATGAGTCAAGTACTATTTTATCACTTGACGATTTCCTCCATAGATTTCACACCATCAAAATTCTCTATGTAGGAGGAAACAATCAGGTTTGGTACACATCATTTAAAAACGTTGAAAATGGGATGAATGCAAGGATGAGAGGGATAAACCATCGTCGTGAACTGAAGCAGATTTTCAAACAAGAGTCAACCAATACCAACAATTTGGAACAGCTGGAGATAGTCGAGTGTGACAATTTGACTAATCTAGTGCCATCCTCGACATCCTTTCAGAACCTAACAACTTTGAAGGTATGTTTTTGCCATGGAATGATAAACGTTCTAACATCCTCAACCGCAAGGAGTCTGGTGCGACTGAGAAAAATGAGTATACGATCATCCAGGATGATAACAGAAATAGTGGCAGATGAGGATGATCAGGGAGATAATTATGCAGCAAAAGATGAAATTGTTTTCAGCGAATTAAAGGAATTGTTGCTTGTGGACTTAAAAAGTCTGACGAGTTTCAGCTGCTCTGGGAATAATTGCGCCTTCAAATTCCCATCTCTGGGAACATTAGTGGTGGAAGATTGCCCCAATTTGAAGATTTTCTCAGAAGGGGAATTACGCACACCCAAGTTACAGAAAGTGCAGCTGAGCGTGTTTGATAATAAACTTTGGGCTTGGGATCGGGACCTTAATACAACCATTCAATACGTAtatcttaaaagaaaaaag gaagagaaggaagaagagaaagagaagtcTGCCAAGGCGAATGAAAAGGAGAAAGATGCGAAAGACAGTG gtgcaattctattgattggtgataaaattgagctataa